A window of Zingiber officinale cultivar Zhangliang chromosome 5A, Zo_v1.1, whole genome shotgun sequence contains these coding sequences:
- the LOC121981132 gene encoding potassium channel KAT4-like, with the protein MDLLGAIAPRRSPRSLITMSSRVEAVTESPWLVRRASSGQIKSFAALSSSLLPAFGAGLDGNYPSPKKYVIAPYDPRYRWWQMFLMVLVFYSAWASPFELAFQRVGLGSLLVFDLVVDVFFGIDIAVSFSVAYFDSSTYLLVDDRRKIAGRYLTSPGLVMDVASTVPFQIIYRILTGKKNGGSVFGVVSLLRLWRLRRASKLFARLEKDIRFSYFWTRYVKLICVTLFAVHSAACVYFWMATHHHNKEETWIGKLIPDFEERSIWMGYIYAVYWSITTLTTVGYGDLHAWNTGEKIFTIFLMLFNIGLTAYLIGNMTNLIVHSATRTFIMRDTIHQISRFASKHRLPDGMREQMMAHLQLKFKTMELQQEEVIADLPKAIRSTIAQHLFQRTVEATYLFKGVSKEFIVQLVSELKAEYFPPKMDIIIENEIPTDLYIIVSGAVDILTSKNGTEKFLTALGPADVLGEIGVIFNVPQPFTVRSKRLCQVVRISHRHFMQIAQPYSADGKMVFSNFIQFLKELGKDLVEEVPFVPDVLSQVNAEDEEHPEESEEVEHTISNDMDAEAKRVTIHGHHPDTSKREETVLAGKLIFLPDSIKKLLEVAERSFGMQASKVLSADGAEIDEICAIRDDDHLFICR; encoded by the exons atggatcttCTTGGAGCGATTGCACCGAGAAGATCACCAAGATCATTGATTACGATGAGCAGCAGAGTCGAAGCAGTGACGGAGTCGCCGTGGCTGGTGAGGCGAGCTTCGAGTGGGCAAATCAAGAGCTTCGCCGCACTCTCCAGCAGCCTCCTGCCGGCGTTCGGAGCAGGCCTCGACGGCAACTATCCCAGCCCCAAGAAATACGTCATTGCACCGTATGATCCTCGATACAG GTGGTGGCAGATGTTCTTGATGGTGCTGGTGTTCTACTCCGCGTGGGCGTCGCCGTTCGAGCTGGCGTTCCAGCGGGTGGGCTTGGGGTCGCTCCTCGTCTTCGACCTCGTCGTCGACGTCTTCTTCGGGATCGACATCGCGGTATCCTTCTCCGTCGCCTACTTCGACAGCTCCACCTACTTGCTGGTGGACGACCGGAGGAAGATCGCCGGGAGGTACCTGACGTCGCCGGGGTTGGTCATGGACGTGGCCTCCACCGTGCCGTTCCAGATCATATACCGGATCCTCACCGGGAAAAAGAACGGCGGATCCGTCTTCGGCGTCGTCAGCCTGCTGCGCCTCTGGCGTCTCCGGCGAGCCAGCAAGCTGTTTGCCAG ATTGGAGAAAGATATCAGATTCAGCTACTTCTGGACGAGATATGTGAAGCTCATCTGCGTGACTCTGTTTGCGGTGCACTCGGCGGCCTGCGTCTACTTCTGGATGGCAACGCACCACCACAACAAGGAGGAAACCTGGATCGGCAAATTGATTCCGGACTTCGAGGAACGGAGTATCTGGATGGGCTACATCTACGCCGTCTACTGGTCCATCACCACCCTCACCACCGTCGGCTACGGCGACCTCCACGCCTGGAACACCGGCGAGAAGATCTTCACCATCTTCCTCATGCTCTTCAACATCGGCCTCACTGCCTACCTCATCGGCAACATGACCAACCTCATCGTCCACTCCGCCACCCGCACCTTCATCATG AGAGACACCATACATCAAATTTCACGATTCGCGAGCAAGCACCGGCTGCCGGACGGCATGCGAGAGCAGATGATGGCGCACCTGCAGCTCAAGTTCAAGACCATGGAACTGCAACAGGAAGAGGTGATCGCCGACCTGCCCAAAGCCATCAGATCGACCATCGCGCAGCACCTCTTCCAGCGCACAGTCGAAGCAACGTACCTCTTCAAAGGAGTCTCCAAAGAGTTCATAGTTCAGCTG GTTTCTGAGCTGAAAGCAGAGTACTTTCCTCCAAAAATGGACATCATCATAGAAAACGAAATTCCAACCGATTTATACATCATTGTCTCTGGTGCAGTG GATATCTTGACATCAAAGAATGGAACTGAAAAG TTTCTGACGGCACTAGGTCCTGCTGATGTTCTTGGAGAGATTGGGGTGATCTTCAACGTTCCACAGCCGTTTACGGTTCGTAGCAAGAGGCTCTGCCAAGTCGTCCGGATAAGCCATCGACACTTCATGCAGATCGCACAGCCATACAGTGCTGATGGGAAAATGGTGTTCTCCAATTTTATTCAG TTCCTCAAGGAACTCGGCAAAGACTTAGTTGAAGAAGTACCATTTGTGCCGGATGTGTTGAGCCAAGTGAACGCAGAG GATGAAGAACACCCGGAAGAAAGCGAAGAAGTTGAGCATACAATCTCCAATGACATGGATGCTGAAG CCAAGAGAGTGACAATTCATGGGCATCATCCTGATACAAGCAAGAGAGAAGAAACGGTTCTTGCAGGGAAACTCATTTTTCTTCCTGATTCAATCAAAAAGCTACTGGAAGTGGCAG AGAGATCATTTGGGATGCAGGCAAGCAAAGTTTTGTCAGCTGATGGTGCTGAAATCGATGAGATATGCGCCATCAGGGACGATGATCACTTGTTCATATGCCGATGA